One Malus sylvestris chromosome 14, drMalSylv7.2, whole genome shotgun sequence DNA segment encodes these proteins:
- the LOC126598839 gene encoding uncharacterized protein LOC126598839 produces the protein MAPVEDIAEKEKAAPEAKPEAEVEEEEVEEDEEEEELWTSDSDVGDALDYLDSKDDDRGVEGGFTINSRRPNAHGGLHSRPASSTLQPLANRNQKFTTHIRASPLEEWEGRFNVGMSNSVTTAIRGSVRDMAIGRTKTTEKADRATVEQAIDPRTRMVLFKMLNSGVFHDINGCISTGKEANVYHATKSDGQEMAIKVFKTSILVFKDRDRYVQGDYRFRHGYCKRNPRKMVQTWAEKEMRNLKRLKENGIRCPSTVILRLHVLVMEFIGKSGWAAPRLKDAALSLDKLREGYMEIIIAMRTMYQKSKLVHGDLSEYNILYFEGHLYIIDVSQAVDLDHPHALDFLREDCVHVSDFFKKHGVAVMTIRELFDFIVDPTIADDAVESYLDMVQQKVTARGDISAEEEIADSVFVQSYIPKTLDDVKNAERDVIRLTSGEDTGDMYYKTITGLKEALPHGQPASSEKEQKQDDATAVADPSENPETESDSDTDDNSSDLEGQSSSSETKAQDPLEKKAARKENKKKVKEEKREARKTKVPKALKKRKKKMAKAHKTR, from the exons ATGGCCCCGGTTGAAGACATAgcagagaaagagaaagcagCTCCCGAAGCAAAACCAGAAGCAGAGGTGGAagaagaggaagtggaagaagacgaagaggaggaggagcttTGGACGTCGGACTCCGACGTCGGAGATGCGTTGGACTATTTGGACTCCAAGGACGACGACAGAGGAGTAGAAGGCGGCTTTACCATCAATTCACGGCGGCCCAATGCCCACGGCGGCCTTCACTCCCGCCCTGCTTCCTCGACCCTTCAGCCTCTCGCTAATCGCAACCAGAAGTTCACTACCCACATCCGAGCTTCGCCTCTGGAG GAGTGGGAAGGGAGGTTCAACGTTGGAATGTCCAACTCCGTGACCACTGCCATTCGGGGAAGTGTTCGGGACATGGCCATTGGCAGAACGAAAACTACTGAGAAAGCAGACCGTGCCACTGTTGAGCAG GCCATCGATCCTAGAACTCGGATGGTTTTGTTCAAAATGTTGAATAGTGGCGTGTTTCATGATATCAATGGCTGCATTTCTACCGGGAAAGAA GCAAATGTGTATCACGCAACAAAATCTGATGGCCAGGAAATGGCTATCAAAGTGTTCAAAACATCTATTCTGGTTTTTAA GGACAGGGATAGATACGTACAAGGGGACTACCGATTCAGACATGGATACTGCAAGCGCAATCCTAGGAAAATGGTGCAGACATGGGCTGAGAAAGAAATGAGGAATTTAAAGAG GCTAAAGGAAAACGGAATTAGGTGCCCATCTACAGTTATTTTAAGACTTCATGTTCTGGTCATGGAATTCATAG GGAAATCGGGTTGGGCAGCACCTCGTCTTAAGGATGCTGCGTTATCGCTAGACAAGCTACGGGAAGGTTATATGGAG ATAATTATTGCTATGCGAACAATGTATCAGAAGAGCAAATTGGTGCACGGAGACCTTAGTGAATACAACATACTTTACTTTGAG GGCCACTTGTACATTATTGATGTTTCTCAAGCAGTTGATCTGGACCACCCTCATGCCCTTGATTTCCTACGAGAAGATTGTGTCCATGTATCT GATTTCTTTAAGAAACATGGTGTAGCTGTTATGACAATTCGAGAGCTCTTTGATTTTATAGTTGATCCAACTATTGCTGATGATGCAGTGGAGAGTTATCTCGATATG GTACAACAAAAGGTTACGGCAAGAGGAGATATATCTGCAGAGGAGGAAATTGCAGACTCTGTATTTGTACAG TCGTACATTCCAAAGACTTTAGATGACGTGAAGAATGCTGAGCGGGATGTAATACGGTTAACTAGCGGAGAGGACACAGGGGACATGTACTATAAAACTATTACAGGACTGAAGGAGGCTCTTCCTCATGGTCAACCAGCTTCATCTGAGAAGGAGCAGAAACAAGATGATGCTACTGCTGTAGCAGATCCCTCTGAAAATCCCGAGACTGAATCTGACTCTGATACAGATGACAACTCAAGTGACTTGGAAGGGCAGAGCTCCTCTTCCGAAACCAAGGCACAGGATCCTCTCGAAAAGAAAGCTGCTAGGAAAGAGAACAAGAAGAAAGTGAAGGAAGAGAAGAGGGAAGCTCGGAAAACCAAAGTGCCGAAGGCTCTGAAGAAACGAAAGAAAAAGATGGCCAAAGCACACAAGACCAGGTAG
- the LOC126598842 gene encoding uncharacterized protein LOC126598842, whose product MSNPGDQTLAATPPAAPPAATEEEEAVAEQRVSDNDNASEQSSQEWETMARAWLCSFPEAKAVSMDEVEAWIDSNFDFIPQGIKSMPRGDLCHRLIAIQNCMRLPNQDPHSPIQDGREENQGDIPHARFKRTDQWRPAYIWLESLEKDDVVKSKDIADWLTENPDIQAELCSRHSKYHLMHYIKKCHMKILKRREKKKVVDTSCFSPISLENSKRLSEDADASSIWTTSGIKQPDKPASLKVHKDVAMKQEALLPSPLSVCNALINAPKDGDAYVMKRKEAIQKYEILVELEKLLAPTFLRREVANK is encoded by the exons ATGTCGAACCCCGGAGACCAAACCCTAGCCGCGACACCACCAGCAGCACCGCCAGCGGCaaccgaagaagaagaagcggtGGCAGAACAGAGAGTCTCCGACAACGACAACGCCAGCGAGCAGTCCTCCCAGGAATGGGAGACCATGGCCCGAGCTTGGCTCTGCTCGTTCCCCGAGGCCAAAGCTGTCTCCATGGACGAGGTCGAAGCCTGGATCGACTCCAACTTCGATTTCATACCCCAAGGCATCAAGTCCATGCCCCGCGGCGACCTCTGCCACCGCCTCATTGCCATTCAGAATTGCATGCGACTCCCCAACCAGGACCCACATTCTCCAATTCag GATGGAAGGGAAGAAAACCAGGGTGATATTCCACATGCTCGATTTAAGCGCACCGATCAATGGAGACCGGCTTACATTTGGTTAGAATCGTTGGAGAAAGATGACGTGGTTAAGTCCAAAGATATAGCCGACTGGCTAACTGAGAACCCGGATATCCAAGCAGAGTTGTGCTCTAGGCATTCTAAGTATCATTTGATGCACTATATCAAGAAGTGCCATATGAAGATCCTGAAGAGGCGGGAAAAGAAGAAGGTAGTGGATACTTCTTGTTTTAGCCCAATTAGCCTAGAAAATTCCAAGCGTCTGTCTGAAGATGCAGATGCTTCTTCGATATGGACCACATca GGTATCAAGCAGCCTGACAAACCAGCCTCCCTAAAGGTTCACAAAGACGTGGCAATGAAACAAGAAGCTTTGCTGCCAT CTCCACTCTCTGTATGCAATGCATTGATCAATGCACCTAAAGATGGTGACGCATATGTGATGAAACGAAAGGAAGCAATCCAGAAATATGAGAT ATTAGTGGAGCTGGAGAAGCTGCTTGCCCCCACCTTTTTAAGGCGTGAAGTTGCAAACAAATGA